TACTAGGGTCCGTTGTGGTGATGGTAGCAACACCATTAAAGTTACAGGTTCCCTCACCCATTGCCATCCGGTGATAGTATGCATCAAAAGCATATGAAGCATGGCTAGCAACAGTATCAGGTTCATAGCATGGCTGCCCCTGCAATAAAGGAGAGCAATCTACTTTCCCCGGTCCACACGCCCAATCTAATGCTGCCTGTAACATCTTCTTGTCAGCACCTTCCCTTGCAACACAATAAGTCTGATTCGTAGTATCGTTTGCCAACACTGTCCCTGAGCCGGTGAGGCGAAGTATATAAACCGGCACCCCATTGCCATCAAAGAGCCCCCAGTTCTTCTCTGATACGGGTCCTGGCCTAAGATCCTCATTGTATAGTTCGTAAATATACGTACTAACAGCAATTCCAGGATGTTTTGGTGTCCCCGTGTTGTTGAGAATGTGCCTTATGAGGTTACTGTTATATGTGTTGGCATTGTCTAGGGTGGCATCCGGCTCTGATGAGTCACCCTTGGAAGGCCAACCTGACTCTGTCACCACGACGGGGATATTAGTGAAGTTCAGATACGATGTTGCAAAGTACGCTGCATCAACAACAGCATCAAATACATTTGTGTAGTGGAGGAGTGTATTGAGATCAACGGCTTCCTTGGTTGGAAGAAGAGGTCGGAAAAGAGCATAGTCCAACGAAATGGCACCACTAGCTTTCATGTAATCATAATACGGATAAACGTTTAGCATAAGATAAGAGTCTGTAGATTGCAAAAACTTAAGCAACGGCACCATGACAGGTTCCCAAGAGCGATTGAAGAAAGCTTGAGAGGGCGGAAACGGGTCAAGGATTATGGAAGATGAATGTGGAGTGGAAACTTTTATGCGGGAGCCAAGATTAGAAGCCACGAGGGCAGAGTGAATAAAAGTCATTGCCGAGACAAGAACTGGAGCAGCATTCGGAAGCGTGGTTAGAACTTCAGAGCCAACTGCTATCGCAGTTATATTTGTGGCAGGGACGTAAGCAAGAACATTGCGAGAAACCCAATTAGCGGCAGTTGAATTAGACTGCCCAATGCCTAACAGTTGATCATTAGGCACGGATACGGTGACATGTATACCGGTATTAGCAAGAGCTAGTAGCATTGCTCTGTCAGCATCAAAAAGCCTTACATGCCGGATTTGCTGAGATTTTAAAAGGGCCACCACTTGGGTCGGATCTGGCATGTCCGAGAGGGCGGTGCCAATGTTCACTCCGATGAAAGCAGCTGCGCATGAGAAACCAACACAATAAGATGATTTCTGGTTGCTTTATATTGGCAAATCAAAAAATAGATCTTGTGAACTCAGGTTAACTCACTGTTATCCTAATATAGAGAAATATTACCATTTTTATGATCATTCTAAATTTTGCATATAAACTCACAGTTATCCTACACTAAGTCATAGCTTGTGGAGGTGAGGAGCCTACCACATGATTAATTCTTACAGAAAGAACAGCCAATGTATCAAGAAAGCTTAGGCAGATAAAAGCCATGAGGTAATAATCTATCTAAGAAACATTATTTACCAAAAGAATGTTGCAATTATTACCTAATAATGCACTaacttaaaaacaaaacttgAAAGCCGCTGACAGACAGTTGTGGAAGGCACTAGTTATTAGCCCATTCGATTAAACAAACTACAAAATATCAACTGATCCATAATCACATGGCTAACATGTCAGATTCCAAACTATTAAAATGGGACAGTCAACAATAAGTTGGGGCACAACATGAGTGTCCTGGCCCTCCCATTACTCAATGGGTCTCCTAAACCACACTTGCATTGTGCTattcacacacaaacacatacaTCAATGAGGGTATGTGTAGAAATATATGGTGAAGATAAAAACCCTGTACATATGGTGTGGGGTCAAGATTACCTCATAGAATCTTTGGTACTACAATTTGTGTCCAAAAGAAAAGCAACATGAGCTGAGCTGGTTAGCAATATACAGAAAACTTCCAATACGGCcaggaaaataattaattaaggattttCAGTTTATCATTCAAGAGACTTACATGGAAGAACTTGCACAAGCagaaatattcatatttcttctaaaaaaaactcaatcttTATCATATTTCTTCTAAAAAACCAATCTTTATGTGCACAACAAATTACCCCTAATCCAGACAGCAATAAATCACAAAACTTAATAACAGAGATCGAAGTGCAACTAAATATGAGTTCAGTCAGAAATCcataagaagaagaagaagaagtaaaacagaaatttcaaataaatgagCTACCTTCTTCATCAGCGCAAGCAGCAGAAATGGCCACGAGGAAAAGAGCAAGAAGAAATAACCCCATTTGGCGAAGCCTTTATGTTTCTTGAACTACAAAGCTCCAATCCAAAGAGCCAAGTGCCCACGCTATTTGAGCAAAAAGCCAAACAAAATAGGCGGGTGAAGAGTGAGAAGAGAGAGGAaatgagtgtgtgtgtgtgtgtgtgtgtgtgtgtggaagGGGCTGCTGTCTAGAGAGGAATCGATTGTGTGTTTTCAGCTATGTCGTATCACTTTACTGTACTTTGTCAGAAATCGACGgccaatatttaatttcattttctatactttctttttttattatgcgATTGGCATGCTGTAGGCCGTTTGAACATTGATTGCcttttgccaattttaaagttcaaacacaaaatttcCTCTTTGACataggagtatttctttttcttttaacctcaaattgaattatgtagattgaattataaaatttagtcCTTCGTTATCTAATGCAGTGATGTTTAAATctatgtctatttttttttttttatcatatgtgaatttttttttgaattatgcaAAGGCTacttttagagcatccacaatggtgcTTAGGTCAGCCATatgccagccattctctctccTGCCACGttagcaacactaaaaaatccacctgccacatcaaatttaggccagccataggccaccgcaataaaaacaattcaaaatatactacatttacggaattaaaattactattaaaatacggaattaaatttacgacacatatacgggaaaattcattaattgcatttaaaaaagttacatagataaaaaaaattacatgcataaataaagaaaaaaactatcgccgtgcaatcctccgtgcccacaactcttcaattatatccttttcgTGTtcgccgattgcaatggttcggctagcgcgacgaatcggctaggccggtcgctagccgaccattgcggatgctcttaggatTACTTGTAGAATCTTATGGAACTTAGATCAAAGCTCATTTTTAgtcttaaataaattattttgatagcTTTGGGTACTTGACACTATGAATTTGTCCATTTTTACTCTTAAAGTAACAGTCAAAACAATTTGGACTTTGATTAAACACCGTACCAAAGTTTGCTtcttaaacattttaaattttgtgtctTCAAGGAATGaacattttgctattttagtcATGACTATTATGTTGCGAGCTTCTGGTCCTAAACGTTATGAATTTGTTCTTATTTTGCTAAGAATTCACAAAGCCAATAAACTTTTACAATATTAAAGTTTTATTTACGATGTCAACCCAAATGTTGGCAAGTATAGACGTTTATAGGTAATGAAACATTAGGGACTTTAAAGttcattatccaaattttgaaatttgaaatttatttcgattttcttataaataaaaaaattacaataataattaatgatttttaagTGTTTATTAATAAtgctataaattttgaatggTTGCGACATCACAATTCATTGGCGGTTGTAAATTGTACTAATTCTTAGTTTGGCAAATAGTCCTATTAGGACATTGTCATTactttttgtttaaatttagttttctaCATGTGTTATAGAATTGTTGGATTAGTTATAAGGAGATAATGATTAAGAATCGTAGGTAAGAACAATTAAGTTTATGGTCAAGAATATGTTAATGAGTAAGAGAACTAGAGAAGATAGGGAGATTATGGCAGTCaattttgagtaaaaaaaaactaaagacGAATCGTTTAGTCCATTTATTGTTGtgcatttctatattttatgtttaggGTAGGTTATGCTTGGTTAGGTACCAGAAACAAATGGTAAATATATGagttaaacaattttatatattcgCGGAGCAAGAAGTTGCATTACTATTTCATGGAACTGAAAGcattatatatgtagaaaacacacattatatatatatatacacgcTCCATAAGTTATTAGTGCAACAAAGTTGAAGTACTTGGTTTACAGTAGAAAAACACACACGAGATTTTCATGGAACTGAAAGCATTATATATGTAGagaaaattgcataaatataattatctgGTCATTCCGCCTTCAACGATTGGAGCCATGGATATTCCGCGATTCTGTCTCTCCACATTTCCATGCCATCCTGCAACAAATTAACCACATCCTAAGTAttctagtactatattttcaCACCTTCCTTTGCTAGAACTAATCTCCCTCTGAATAAGTGAAGTgaagaaatactactatatagaATTGATTTATCTGTAATGTTGTGTTCAAATCATTTACTAGTATATTGAGATTGCAGCATTTGGGAAAGAAAGACTATACCGATGGTCATGTCGAATCCACGATTCTTAAGCTCGCGATACTCTTGGCAGAGAGCACAAGATTCGCAGAAGCAATGAAGCAAGCAGTCGCAGCAGGGAGATTCGTGGAGGGAGTATTGCTGCCTCATTTTGGAGCGGTAGAAACACGAATAGAAGCACGGGCACCCGGTCACGCACGCTATCAATGTGTACAGTGCTCCATTCTGAATACAAGCTGCAGCATCCCAACTTCATTAGTCAATCACCAGCTATATACGCTTACTCAATCATACTAGTACCAttactaacaaaaaaaatgaatatgaaagTTACCACACAATGAGTAAGTGgtaaaaatatgagcaataaataagaaaataatgcGATGCAGGGGCAGCAGCGCATTGACGTGGATGGTTCATAACATAAGGTTTATACCGATAATATCCTTTTGTAAGTTAGTTGGGTCGTCTCCTCCAAATTCCTTCATACTATTTCCATAAACTCAACTATTTAATTCGATTAACCGGAAatgaaattcatataattaaatagggTTGAAAATTAGATATGTATGCTTACAGCTGGATCCTTTGTCGACGATCTCAGAAATCCGGCCAAATGTAATGCAGGGGCACCAGAACGTCAAGCAAcctgattaattattaacacaCCAACTATATTCAGTAATGATATGATAGATTCCAAATTCCAATTgtgaattaagtaattaattcaGAAACTCACAGTTGCGGACATCGGAAAAGCAACCGCAGAGGCCGGTGGACCATGGCACCTGAGGCTTGGGGGGAAGAGGAGGCCTCGGCTCGGGCTTCTCGGTGTAAAATGTCTGGGTGGAGCTGACCGGGATCCCGGTCGGAGTGGTGTAATCACGCGGCGGAGATGCCGTGGCATCGGAGAATTTCTGGTAGTCGGTGGAGTTGGAGTTGGATGAGTACATGATTGATTCGATGAATCCAACAATGGGATGGGAGTGGGAGAGAGATGATTGGAAATCAAATTGGGGATGGATGagacaaatataaatagacaGTCGGCGAGTCCAGTTGATTGAACGAGTCAACTCGGGTAATTCAGATTAGTCAATGTTGTTTGCTGCAACGCGCTTCAATCTCATATCCAAGTTGTGGAatgtattaattatgtatagTTTATAGTGCATGTGTTACCTCACTAAGAATTTTGTCCAATGGAGGATTTTGTAAATTTCTTTTAGGCATAATAATCGTTTCATTGGAGTTTATTGGACGGTTGATTGGAACGTTCAAAATCGTGTAAATTTCGTCACTTCCGCTGGAAAAAAGTGAAGATATGTACCACttcattcataattttaagtCTTACATCAATTcaacataaaaattttaaaattgtaaaaaaaattgaaaaaaattttaacatgatttccactttttatataatgattGTAATACTTTAGTGAAATAtgtttattattcaaaataagaaaataacaaatgaaattttaattgtggATGTGTCTAATGATATAATAAGATAATTGTGTTTTTCATAAGTAACAATTTGTACTTAATTATCCAATAATCTcgtaaaaatatatttaaaggACTGcgcaaattttaataaaaaatattaattgtaatgttagtggaataaatatttcagcttaaaaatatcttaaaataaagacaaaGTCCCATAGTCAAAGGAGTACATATGTTGATTATTATCCATAAACTAACTTTAATAAATGTAGACTAATAATAGTATCCACAAACACTTGATATATAATGAAACaaattcaatattcttaaCCCTAATATTTATAATGAGTTTGAATAAGTATAAACATTTgttatatgaaataaattcaatattctATCTGAAACAGTTCGATGAAATTAGCGGCACCTGTGACCCGTGACCGTGTGTAGGATTTAGAAATTTCGTGGAAGGTATAATGTAAATTACTATCATTGAATGCATAATAATGTCGTTCATCATAATATAGTTATCATAATGACCTTTCAAAGGTTCaaaccattaaaaaaaagtccTTGAATtgcataattgaaaaataaggTTCAAACCGAGTATAAAACTACGATTGAGTGTCAATGCATATTTCTCAAGAAATATCCGGGATATCAAGCTATGTcttaataacaaatttttatatatattattgagGCCCCATCTATTAAATACTATCTTATCCAAAAAGTCGCTCAATATATTAGTTGACTATATGTAAAATGTATTGCGACTtactcatctttttttttaagaagtTTGTTAACGacaatttaatactaatacttAATAATAGCTTAATGAATATCATAGCCGAAGTAAGAAAATGTATTGCAGTTTTAGGTATGTTCAgttaactttttaatttataagggCATGCACAAACTGACCATGGAAAGGAAAACTAGGTGTAATTGATacaaattgaatgaataatatattttcatagtcATAGATTCATAATGTTCACCGCTAATTCTACAAGAATGAAATACAGTTTCCACAAAAATACAAGCAACCTTCACAAGATGATCTTTGTAAATATCTAGTGGAGAAACAAGCAAAATCGGCATTGGTTGGGGAAAAAAGGCCTAATGAGAAGGGTTATTATTGATTAGGGGGATGGgctctatatataatattgtacCAGATTCTCTACAGCTACATTCgtctaaaaaaatagacaaaattataaatgatacgaattttaatgcgAAATTAGTAAGGTATGAGAGAGGGGAATAAAGTGATGAAAAGTAATGTTAATGAATTTTCGGGTCCACATTTAGAATGACATGTATGGTTAGtttgtttaaaacttttcatatttagaattGATATAACTTTGGTGGACGgtccaaaatggtaaaattagtctatttttatggacgaagGTAACATGTTGTTTGTAACaccccactttttcgaacTCTAATTTTAGAgtcgaaaatttaatttcctaaATTATGACTTAGGAGACGTGAATTAATTGAGGAACAAAGTTATGACCGAGTCGGGTTTAGGGTTgcgttggaagtttgaaaagtcaaacttgttgattatatggCGTGGCATgcgaatatttgaattaaaggtgaaattatgtgatgatttaattgtttaagggtgagtgagatttTTAGGATACTATTCCATAACCTTTTCCTTGGAATTTTCGATAATCATAGCCTTAGTGGagaaaatctcatttttccggatttaatttaattcttgggatatttatccaaattaaatccaaaacccaattattctctatttcctaagaaaaaaaatcgaacCCTATTGTTTtaaggtgattttcgaaaatcacctatatttgggaaggaagaattattttatttttaattgatcccttattgatttccttccatacctaaaatttaaatattctaccaaatctttccatacctcaaggagatcttgtcatatcttattttagttaatattaaagATCCATTCCTTATTTAAAGGAGCAAATACCCGCCTATTTCTTTTCCCAATGgggaggatttttatttttattttgctccgtgatattttattctactccgtaaaatatacaaaacaaaatcttggctaattaaaaGCCATATATTTCGAAAATCCCCATGCTTGAACCCTAGATCTTTTTCTTCCtccctactccacaatatttgtttttaattaattatggagaatcaaatcttaccaaatattctatattatttacctaaagatcttattgagcactataaataagagaaacccctaaccctagccatcacaattttcgccccctccctcttttccttctctctcaattttcttctactttactcaaataatccttcatcctttgagaagaattagagtttgagcctcacgatttttgaagaaccaagtctttacttcgtttctaccgttcgttattctcaaaaaggtattctcatattaatcttcttctttctactcgattcctcttctttctaaccgattaatcggtattcttgaaccctcatgcatcttgttgagtgaaagtgggataaagggGATATGGAAATATGTATACATGCGTGTGGCGTGTGTGCATGTGGGTGTGgcgagtgtgtgtgtgtgttgtgtgtatgttggcaaaatactcttatgtgacatatgttgatgttagatctagagttgAGATGCAAATGGAACTTATGTGATGAACATGGCCTTGATTGATGACGttaagataaatcgatgggaaaagggaaaagcgttgagacatgcatgagttaggagtttgtgttgaatctgatttgtgatatatgcctatgtgattaaaaggtgaaacctcggttgcgaagcaggataacaaaggaaagaacatacttgaaatctaagcagtcgaggtgggctttactcttaaactcttttatgtgcaaatatatgaatgtggagaaataaggatggtttaactgttatgtcatgcctatttttgttttgtgatgatattgtgtgcctgatgcctagtttgtgagtacgctccattaggctacagtggctatggatatgtttaaacgaattcgggtctgagtacgggccgcaaaccctaccaggctgtgtacacggtgggatcgggagccgtccttgctagtcggccggtctcgtgggcgaaaagtgtggccacactttcgtcgcactatggaaaTGATGAGATTGTGGAAAGTGATGAGGAAATTGGGGAGTTGTTTGATTGGCCAAtctatggaaatatttttgtgatactcgttgaatatttattttgaaaagtgtaaaacctcgagttcactatggtaagggtggcataacttataaaatgttttggcaacgagttcactgagtattttaaaatactcagccttgcatgtgttttccttatgtgcaggttgaacgacgACGAGcagtggcgggtgttgagcatattaactaattaagatgggtgttttgaacttcaagcgtagttgtgtctccatacatagctgcactttctcttggtcgtttccgctgaattttctttgaaacactttagtattatttggatattttgcaCTTGTTCCTTTCGTTTTAGAATCTTGAGACATCTTGTGATATCATTGGGATTTATTGAACCCTTCAGTTTTGATCATACTTTATAGTACTTATCcttcatttatttctcttgATTAAACCTTTGACTTGCGACTCTGATAGTCCGTTTTATACTTAGGTCAAGCCTCTTTAAATGGAACTCTAGCCTATGTTAAACTCTTTTAAGTCAgttttggtagcagtcgccgcatttattgtaccctaggagggcggacTGTTACATTGTTGGCTACCATGTTCGCACAATATATCTGACATGTTTAAGATGGTGGAAATCCGATCCAACCGAATAACTTTTGTAGCTATAGCACCCATGTCAATCCACTTTTTACTCCTCTGAATTCAGCTTCTATATTTGAAAGTGTAACCACCTTATGTTTCTCACTATGTCATGCCCCAAGATATCCTCCAACAAAAGTGAAGTAACCTGTTGTGGAGCCATGCACTTCCAAATGCTTATGTTTTCCGAACACAATTTCATGTCCAAAGGTCCCTTTCAGGTATCTCATAATCTGAAGAGTTGCTTCTAGGTGATCAGCTTAAGGACGGTACACGAATTGATTTTACATGAGAAATGAAAAACGAGCAACAAACGTTAGTTTCCACATGATTTGCAACATTGTATCAACTATACATACCATATATAGGTTCTAACTTTCTTCAGAAGCATAAGTATTGTTGATGGTTGAGATTGAGTACAATTTAAGCGGGGAACTGCGGAAGCAGAGACAAATGGCACGCTGATCTGTAGGAGTTGGAGAGACCGGTAAAAACAGTATCACCTGTTTCAATAGGGCTGAACTTAATAAGTGCTGCAGGAAGCAAATCCTCTTCTTCAAATGTGATTCCTCTCTCTCCTTCCATTGCTCACCAACTAATACAAGAAAAGGTTCACATTGTGTTATCTTTACTCagtcaaaataaaatgctaTAGAAGATCACAGCTTTTGGCATATTTTGTTGAAGATAATTGGTTcagtatatatattcaaagGAGAAATCGGTTGATCGAGTACATCAAACAAATCAGTAAGATGagtaaacagaaaaaaaaaaaaaaaaaaaaaaaaaaaaaaaaaaaatgcaacaaaaGTTCATTCTCAAGTTACTAACAATAACATACAGTAAATCACAAGTACAGTAAATTGGTTACTAAttcaatactccctccgtccacgaataagagtcccgttttcccattttggtccgtccacgaataagagtcccggttcataattaccataaatggtaaagagacctcacattccactaactcattcaactcacatatcatttaaaactaatatatacaagtgggacccctattccactaactttcttccatccatttttcttaacatttcttaaaacccgcgccatttagaaatgggactattaatcgtggacggagggagtagttgatAAAGcctgtaaaaaaatatactagtatatgaaATGACTTGTATATTGTTCCCATGGAAATATAGCTTGAAGTACCACTCCATCAGGTAAATGTATTCTAACAACTGTTTTATTATATTGCCTTCTTGCAGCTTTGGCCTGCTTTTCTCTATATGATTTAGGAACAAGAAGCTTAGATTCCTCTAACTTTTTCCTCCTTGGCTCTGCTTCCCATATCACTTCTTCAGTGGAAAGGTTGTAGAAAGAATCGGGTAGCTCTATTCTTGCTGCTATGTTCTCAGGGACAGAAAAGAATACCCGAATCTAATTTCAAGAATGAGCAAAGTCATTATAATTCACTCTCAGATAGTCAAAGGAATATAAAGCCATGATCTGCTGTTAGGTGAACTCAACTCAAGATGTTGCAGGAGAGAACACAGGAGCAGTAATAAGCAACGTTCTCAACTTTAACTGAATTAGCAGGCATTATTTTCAAGTGCTGAAGAATGATACCTCCACCTCAAGGAGTATGAAATAGGTTAGTGTTTTTTAGGGAGCAATAGGTTACTAATTGTAGCTTAAGGTTCGTAGTTGCTACTCAAACATAACTGAGATGAAACTTAGAATAATAGATAGAAATCATAAGACAATTAATGTAACTGCCAAACTACATAAACAGAATGTGTGGCATCTCTGAATAAAGAACATTTTACAAGACACAATAGTTGAGTCCAATAGTCACCAGATTATGTGATCCCAAAAGCAGACAAAAATATTGCATAAAGCAATTGAAATCTAATTTCTATATCATGAGTAATTCTGAGCAAAAGAATTCCAGCAATTTTTGTAACAAATTCTGAATCAGAAGTTTGCGTGAGCTGCACAAGGGTAGCTATATCTTCAAATATCAAAAGTTGAAAAGATTTCATCCAACGCTGATGTACCATAAAAGACATAATCATAAGCTATTAGCTAGATTTGATAAAGATACAAACTCAGCAGAGGAATCATGGAGTATCCAAGGTAACAATCTACCAAACAAGGAGTCAACAAAGCTAGCAGGGTTATACTTATAGTACCTGTCTATCAAACTCTCAATAGGTTTCTCCAACTTAACTGGAGCAGCAGAATGCAGATGGTATATCTTCCTCTTCCCGGGAGTGACTTAGGGTCGGGCTCTCTGCTCTCCGACTTATGCTTGGAAATAGTGTTTGTCTTTGGATTGGAGGGCTTTGAATTAGACAATGCAGGTGGACACAACACTGAGTGCGACTGCGGAGGCGGCGATGACGTAGTGGAACatcccaaatccttgaatgATTGTCATCTTTCACTTCATCCATTCTCCTACTTATTCAATCAACGATCACTTAAGATTGTCAAAACAGTACGATTGGTACTACGTTTCCGTGCGTATGGATGGTAGATTGGTAGTAGATTCTTGGGGATATTATGGACTCggaaaaaattgattaattaatgtgaTTTTTGGTGGCAAATTTGATTGAATTCTATTGAGTTGATTTATTGAGTTACCTGGTATGTGATGAGCTGTGCGGTGGTTTAATTCGCCGTCTTTCAATGTGCATTTGATGGTAAACAAATTACATACTGTCATGTTTTGGAAGTGAGACAAACATACTTCAACGAATTAATATTGTTGAAGcattccttttatttttgggagaATCATGGATATGTCTTAGTGcaacaaatttttcttcttataaGATTTCATAGAAACAATTTTACACAATAATTTGAAAACCGAAACTATAATGTTGTGATTCAGAATTTGTGAAATAGAGGAGATTTAACATGAGGTACACATATTTAACTATGTATCTTTACTAAAAATTTGGTGAAATTaagtttaagaaattattaatttattaaaattatttaatactaatatctATCCTTtatgttttctaaaatattggg
The genomic region above belongs to Salvia hispanica cultivar TCC Black 2014 chromosome 3, UniMelb_Shisp_WGS_1.0, whole genome shotgun sequence and contains:
- the LOC125211235 gene encoding glucan endo-1,3-beta-glucosidase 3-like, producing MGLFLLALFLVAISAACADEEAAFIGVNIGTALSDMPDPTQVVALLKSQQIRHVRLFDADRAMLLALANTGIHVTVSVPNDQLLGIGQSNSTAANWVSRNVLAYVPATNITAIAVGSEVLTTLPNAAPVLVSAMTFIHSALVASNLGSRIKVSTPHSSSIILDPFPPSQAFFNRSWEPVMVPLLKFLQSTDSYLMLNVYPYYDYMKASGAISLDYALFRPLLPTKEAVDLNTLLHYTNVFDAVVDAAYFATSYLNFTNIPVVVTESGWPSKGDSSEPDATLDNANTYNSNLIRHILNNTGTPKHPGIAVSTYIYELYNEDLRPGPVSEKNWGLFDGNGVPVYILRLTGSGTVLANDTTNQTYCVAREGADKKMLQAALDWACGPGKVDCSPLLQGQPCYEPDTVASHASYAFDAYYHRMAMGEGTCNFNGVATITTTDPSHASCIFSGSAGRNGTFTNTTAVAPSTNSTVSGGHSRSLCRKDFYGHSLVLLLGFVLWTAAYL
- the LOC125211239 gene encoding protein PLANT CADMIUM RESISTANCE 2-like; protein product: MYSSNSNSTDYQKFSDATASPPRDYTTPTGIPVSSTQTFYTEKPEPRPPLPPKPQVPWSTGLCGCFSDVRNCCLTFWCPCITFGRISEIVDKGSSSCIQNGALYTLIACVTGCPCFYSCFYRSKMRQQYSLHESPCCDCLLHCFCESCALCQEYRELKNRGFDMTIGWHGNVERQNRGISMAPIVEGGMTR